One window of Candidatus Regiella endosymbiont of Tuberolachnus salignus genomic DNA carries:
- a CDS encoding FG-GAP-like repeat-containing protein has translation MGDINRDGRDDIILFPAIRTEGETTLKIMLAQENGSFFPIRQRLPQNILEDLANPGAICGDIDGDGHADLVSFSGGKIWLYYGTRSGRFSVYNTLITPTPSTAVPADALSLTTLSPFSTPFSERQMRIYQRIQAKTVNSAILPTIPLQAFTSRYTHQGVADINGDGCDDIVSFTDEGKIHTLLGSSNRQKKLTALNTQSCELLGDMFNNLTGIKASQIQLDDLDQDDRADLVIINDDGSYTFAQGQADGQFGAMIDGDSRQEQRESGDDQPNMLAIPEQQHILGITRGETGQKVLLSLNTAGEVNAHSFIALRKQDKIVWFKLNEGNDTATGAWEQRNYFEVGSGKKTFTGGRYADSFLLMGSPVSGQPSVLDGGADPASHLPLNDYDVVMATAEPDDGLGYVINLAANYVGYIEKSKTQHNEIKETEIALDENKRLAILRNIENAQGHSKTCDILIGNHRDNVLNGAGARDVLIGNGGNDVLILSEGTARGGTGTDSYRILQNQQAHSVLISLQETGNTEDISNILIDYQADKIESVTLRGEHIVISLRNDNHTLTTLELRHMYATTANGKKTELQHNFLLYTRDGFLIKGWPSRMTKDAKNSWQLITTLVAKYEPNLDRGWQNRTLGVKKNKIQLHQVTRNKQDQGQITVSGKSRDSVILLPKFIQLFTADTLYHDRREGDNGKNQFLSEEGNDILMGKGGTDLYLIKGETPQREIVIDNYDSSEKEVKNVRRDSLSVPFPVKYIHLTIAGDDVVISHRDQPTQHPTIRIRNFMKNEWHRHLSLLSESNHIIELYVNEANEVSLGRVNLTSGNDRVVIYNGTALSNNQLDVLAGDDMVADYSGRNHTLKGGEGNDILWVEEGNNILDGGTGSDFLYGGSGDDILSGGQDNDTLEAGIGDDIYQFADGDGHDIISESGGNDRLALTSVDIEKIWLEKQDNALKVLIRRADDGAVNGSVLIKNHYQNPEYAIETITAGGYQLSGEKIAQMVNLMSAFSSVPGGMPSLQDHHVRTQISTLWVAVS, from the coding sequence GTGGGTGATATTAACCGTGATGGCCGTGATGATATTATTCTTTTCCCCGCGATCCGCACCGAGGGGGAAACCACGCTGAAAATTATGTTGGCACAAGAGAACGGTAGTTTTTTCCCTATCAGACAACGATTGCCACAAAATATCTTAGAAGATTTAGCCAACCCCGGGGCAATATGCGGCGATATTGATGGTGATGGCCATGCTGATTTGGTGTCGTTCAGTGGCGGAAAGATTTGGCTTTATTACGGCACCCGCTCCGGAAGATTTAGTGTTTATAATACGCTCATTACACCAACCCCCTCGACAGCGGTTCCTGCTGACGCCCTTTCGTTAACTACGCTGTCCCCTTTTAGTACGCCATTCAGTGAAAGACAAATGCGTATCTATCAGCGGATACAGGCGAAAACAGTCAATTCGGCTATATTGCCGACCATTCCTCTACAGGCTTTTACCAGTCGTTATACTCACCAAGGCGTGGCTGATATCAATGGCGATGGCTGTGACGATATTGTTTCATTCACTGACGAAGGGAAAATCCACACCTTATTGGGCAGCAGTAATCGACAGAAAAAACTGACTGCCTTGAACACACAGTCTTGTGAACTACTCGGCGACATGTTCAACAATCTGACGGGGATTAAAGCTTCACAGATACAGCTAGATGACCTAGATCAAGATGATCGCGCGGATTTGGTGATTATCAACGACGATGGCAGCTATACCTTCGCCCAGGGGCAAGCGGATGGGCAGTTTGGCGCGATGATTGATGGCGATAGCCGTCAAGAACAGAGGGAAAGTGGCGATGATCAGCCCAATATGTTAGCGATACCAGAGCAGCAACATATTTTGGGCATCACGCGAGGAGAAACCGGCCAAAAAGTATTATTGTCACTCAATACTGCCGGAGAGGTTAACGCGCATTCTTTTATCGCTTTGCGCAAGCAAGATAAGATAGTTTGGTTCAAGCTGAATGAAGGTAATGATACGGCGACCGGCGCCTGGGAACAACGAAACTATTTTGAGGTAGGCTCCGGCAAAAAAACCTTTACTGGTGGACGCTATGCCGACAGTTTTTTACTGATGGGAAGCCCGGTATCGGGTCAACCTAGTGTGCTCGACGGGGGTGCCGATCCTGCCTCTCATCTCCCTCTTAATGACTATGATGTCGTGATGGCAACGGCTGAGCCTGATGATGGATTGGGGTATGTGATCAATCTTGCCGCTAACTATGTCGGCTATATAGAGAAAAGTAAAACGCAGCACAATGAAATAAAAGAAACGGAAATAGCCCTAGACGAAAATAAACGGCTTGCCATTTTACGCAATATCGAAAATGCGCAAGGACACAGTAAAACCTGCGATATTCTGATCGGCAATCATCGAGATAATGTGCTCAACGGGGCGGGAGCCCGAGATGTACTTATCGGTAATGGCGGCAATGATGTGTTGATTTTATCCGAGGGAACGGCCAGGGGCGGAACAGGTACTGATAGCTATCGTATTTTACAAAACCAGCAAGCGCATTCTGTTTTAATCAGTTTACAGGAAACAGGAAATACAGAAGACATCAGCAATATTTTGATTGATTATCAAGCCGATAAAATAGAATCTGTGACGCTGCGTGGGGAGCATATTGTTATCAGCTTACGTAATGATAATCATACACTGACGACGCTAGAGTTACGCCATATGTATGCTACGACGGCAAACGGTAAAAAGACGGAACTACAACACAATTTTCTCCTGTATACCCGTGATGGTTTTTTGATAAAAGGCTGGCCGTCGAGGATGACTAAGGATGCAAAAAATAGCTGGCAGTTGATCACAACACTGGTAGCGAAATATGAACCCAATCTGGATCGCGGTTGGCAAAATCGAACCTTAGGGGTGAAGAAAAACAAGATACAGCTTCATCAGGTGACACGTAATAAGCAAGATCAGGGACAGATTACCGTGAGTGGCAAAAGTCGTGACAGTGTCATTTTGCTCCCCAAATTCATCCAGCTGTTTACCGCAGATACCCTCTATCATGATCGACGAGAAGGAGATAATGGCAAAAACCAATTTTTAAGTGAGGAAGGCAACGATATTTTGATGGGGAAAGGCGGAACTGATCTTTATCTTATCAAGGGAGAAACCCCTCAACGTGAAATCGTTATCGACAATTACGATAGCTCGGAAAAGGAGGTTAAAAATGTACGGCGGGATAGTCTATCGGTGCCGTTTCCCGTTAAGTACATCCATTTAACAATAGCAGGTGACGATGTGGTGATCAGTCATCGTGATCAACCAACACAACATCCTACAATACGTATTCGCAATTTTATGAAAAATGAGTGGCACCGGCATTTATCACTGCTCAGCGAAAGTAACCATATAATCGAATTATACGTTAATGAAGCGAATGAAGTTTCGCTGGGACGGGTAAACCTGACCTCCGGTAATGACCGCGTGGTGATTTATAATGGGACGGCTCTTAGCAACAACCAGCTGGATGTACTCGCTGGGGACGACATGGTAGCAGACTATAGCGGCAGAAATCATACGCTCAAAGGCGGTGAAGGCAACGATATATTATGGGTTGAAGAAGGTAATAATATTCTTGACGGCGGCACAGGGAGCGATTTTCTTTATGGTGGCAGCGGAGACGATATTCTGTCCGGTGGGCAAGACAACGATACCCTTGAAGCAGGCATCGGCGACGATATTTATCAGTTTGCCGATGGTGATGGCCACGATATCATCAGCGAAAGTGGCGGCAATGACAGGCTAGCATTGACCTCTGTCGACATCGAAAAGATATGGTTGGAAAAACAAGATAACGCTCTCAAGGTGCTGATTAGGAGAGCCGATGACGGCGCAGTGAACGGAAGCGTGCTGATTAAAAATCATTACCAAAATCCAGAATACGCAATAGAAACCATAACAGCCGGCGGATACCAGCTGAGCGGAGAGAAGATTGCTCAAATGGTCAATCTGATGTCTGCTTTTTCTTCGGTGCCAGGGGGGATGCCGTCATTGCAGGATCATCATGTGCGAACGCAGATTAGTACCTTGTGGGTAGCTGTTTCCTGA
- a CDS encoding type III secretion system chaperone produces MTPESRLDYLKDVLQLPSLVFDEEGCCIVTFDDIPINFQTIEDRLVMTIYIAELPENTEANFFAKLLAANLYWKATQGCTLAFDSESRSLVAQVVDDENKDIKQVLESLLKVTEGWRTYMDNPPIPHKRQDIRGIRL; encoded by the coding sequence ATGACCCCAGAAAGCAGACTTGATTATCTTAAAGATGTATTACAACTACCGAGCTTAGTGTTTGATGAAGAAGGCTGTTGCATCGTCACTTTTGATGATATCCCTATTAATTTTCAAACGATCGAGGATCGTTTGGTGATGACGATTTATATCGCTGAGTTGCCAGAAAATACTGAGGCTAATTTTTTCGCTAAATTACTGGCGGCTAATCTTTATTGGAAAGCGACTCAAGGCTGTACCTTGGCGTTTGATTCAGAGAGTCGATCACTGGTTGCCCAGGTGGTTGATGATGAAAATAAAGACATTAAACAAGTATTGGAATCACTACTAAAAGTTACCGAGGGTTGGCGTACTTATATGGATAACCCTCCCATTCCACATAAACGACAAGATATTAGAGGAATAAGGTTATGA
- a CDS encoding TcdA/TcdB catalytic glycosyltransferase domain-containing protein, producing MKPIDIIKKLTSIMIDSKYYHINGMYKIFIDSKIAYEKIIPAIPPKKEMTLLLRMINNLYQNIVVFNKNKERIDNNELRKLLLSRFEVIMQLVDETLHFICLGKIELIQQEYINLWIANNPHYKIKIWTDNNAYYARELFSRIRKKTSWDILNNIDTDHNDFYSLFNTEIIKWQNKIYQHMLSNKKVTFDKAILDFLVKNSLGENKELSEYWNDCHNSFRQALAKLKKENPHTDISIEYMDTIFDPNEKSLLLIKELYIKELALRNNLTAASDIFRLLILKKQGGICIDNDLLPEINKKLFSKFIKKTSHDPDGMCSQAAILSLILNSLMKEGSMPGRAKLIDSYQLAAISPELKQEIEQLIKQTQKNGISLFMPLEEPKVDPYFQFSYIGSNNKITLAKKNSPFIDRLLLNLSHIHQIIDTPEHHINGLSDPLLLSESVSPTLQQTLSGLSCKTNAQALISYRKAFASRDDHASAELYGMGGYQGVSIQLLDEIHALSVNNRDLLPTLMIPFTIKASFLTEEADQSRLLGAMRYRGNFIPSPQYYRQQIIQLGDDNSTSKAAAQFLYNKNRQLTTWYRYDGINHRLIKIAATLDNQHQYETHITLVGNGTRLTLNPNEIASLLAVDNGQVIREQLTFLGCRLSNNRTNDPDDSQVLLQNFINDLYPSLHENRIKINRIIVQEKLLTVDMMGHQWIGNFIPPSKNSALKIDWAPVTKEETKIEFSQTSRGINKQYQPIEHNIALALRTVTKFNREHFSVGDVMQTPQINPEKNIFLGSNKPEKFDEWIGNSSAHALQSAVAHAPVLVNADSMALLAAMGEGNHEIVIVDNRYFRMAALIKILQHSLEKQTYQAWYDDIDFIGGKFEFNLRIQPLLSNPQAAFQRLQRRVMRNQFTFYQFNLSKPNKVRRILETKHSKAPFNAIYLGNIHHFLLANVTDLDDNQSKLNKVKTAIDQLNTAMYSLHPQSAIPLYYYALHPLKDKSAASVERCDNKNTQLIERYSHINAIHRANSLTFTQLQIHLKFISEQQYNTSLPIVVTPERDDFLQANPAQPSTPLSRERFNILGIMLGIFSEPVASPFANGGRFTDGIALAVMRYFLPKMGGSTRDRTANAKIIDLYFNQMKKGWDQGGFLSVKNVLIPYQGVVIRQINLANKQWQVTFDNEGQQIGNRPDSGTDINLRELAKCPLTKNIAVQQKRPGVKTLILPGTPKANIEAVYDLSAFTQRREEVERDSLGSTVTDSGKGRKFADDTSWIWNNAYYHALIGLDIHYQYTEVKIFLGNDHYKLIAPGVAENQPVSHHIYQEQLYYVFYAPPTQAATVVLVLNNAQANMKIECENKDTQWIIDAYHLSGIQSRFEVKQEGEVKIYFERVVNIGNNQSQQQTISILTIAHRATTKLIVQLPEGGFTVDLQAFRLVPLVISITPIPGSDQQIHKIGALKRYIQNHTVNFKETVKYIRIVGFNPSDEQRDFSLYDLQRELFLYTASDPESVFSGTLRKNCQLLFINQEYAWYQGDWIIPMDGVSNRVHIYENIIWVSEIKSHRLLQIYLPLGHLPNIQEREKQVFTSPSTVTAPRVMSQAIIFTQQYTYDNQIIKLKYCIDLSSPEKGLALTELTDLPGGISDQLIQSGNLENLVLFMKNQVQNRLLFSQLNNIDPWKRSGNNIKPLRNGQTDTTLSIRNRLLWPLKNSMAVKGKIVANINNRHFFSRQLKPAGIVKARHPNKNHYFFWSLVTTHNNPFDTLYVQKSNNEAKVMDLTEFGLNQADIIHLKDAFITTKQGLIYRLSDDKTLTLAGIDEAFFSNYSDWSSALTIQIMQLQARLGDATLLPEGQKKAINIAPHLTILGLLQCDEQRLLPLHAWYDKDSQQFIFCKSDPDQNMIFQGLSEDRKGAWLLNDKGENNKEIGYLPVIDKAFISTLFIGSILQHEDQLPTISMLKLDAAFGAGFINAKVMKQRKKIQGNIQGLTARGMVITVGKTADNQFSVTLGKVTPLFTYQYGTDMPRLKIALKNLCDNLSQNYRYAEMIEVVLQNNQVGWYFPSKNILLTGLIQGDNCLGFNSDRRLAYFVNNQSGVFSVNQGGTRHYIDNSSYRYRRSNNILLLNSGSLVTLDVDAHINIDVPALAIMTSIDQSIIDTFRFDLTLFTYSIIYLFHLGKGLLYATLSPEIEPEDMTITRKSGFLVVFINNKLLVINDAFKPGKTTHPIYQHQTNHNKIKFVFSHRGTISVKQLVDHYIKTIGNEINDGSIVIPIPDIDLY from the coding sequence ATGAAACCTATAGACATTATTAAAAAATTGACGAGCATCATGATCGACAGTAAGTATTATCATATTAATGGTATGTATAAAATTTTTATTGATTCAAAAATAGCATACGAAAAAATAATACCTGCTATTCCTCCCAAAAAAGAAATGACGTTATTATTAAGAATGATAAATAATCTTTATCAAAATATCGTTGTTTTTAATAAAAATAAAGAAAGAATAGATAATAATGAATTGCGAAAATTACTGCTATCTCGTTTTGAAGTAATAATGCAATTGGTTGATGAAACGCTACATTTTATCTGCTTAGGTAAGATAGAGCTTATCCAGCAAGAATATATTAACTTATGGATAGCCAATAATCCTCATTATAAAATAAAAATTTGGACAGATAATAATGCCTATTATGCCCGCGAGTTATTTTCACGTATACGAAAAAAAACCAGCTGGGATATATTAAATAATATTGACACGGATCATAATGATTTTTATTCGCTATTTAACACGGAGATAATTAAGTGGCAAAATAAAATCTATCAGCATATGCTGTCAAACAAAAAAGTGACGTTCGACAAAGCAATACTTGACTTTTTAGTTAAAAATTCCTTAGGTGAAAACAAAGAATTATCAGAGTATTGGAACGACTGTCATAATAGTTTTCGTCAGGCTTTGGCTAAGTTAAAAAAAGAAAACCCTCATACTGATATCAGTATAGAATATATGGACACTATTTTTGATCCCAATGAAAAATCCCTATTACTGATAAAAGAATTGTATATAAAGGAACTGGCACTACGCAATAATCTCACCGCGGCTAGTGATATATTCCGCTTATTGATACTAAAAAAACAGGGAGGGATATGTATCGATAACGATCTACTACCCGAAATTAATAAAAAATTATTTAGTAAATTTATAAAAAAAACCAGCCATGATCCTGATGGCATGTGCAGTCAAGCCGCTATTCTCTCACTCATTCTCAATAGTTTGATGAAAGAAGGATCGATGCCAGGACGCGCTAAACTTATTGATAGTTATCAGTTAGCCGCCATCAGTCCTGAGTTAAAACAAGAAATTGAACAATTGATAAAGCAGACACAAAAAAATGGCATATCGTTGTTTATGCCACTGGAAGAGCCCAAGGTCGATCCCTATTTTCAATTTAGTTATATTGGCAGCAATAATAAAATCACGCTTGCTAAAAAAAATAGCCCTTTTATCGATAGATTATTGCTAAATTTATCGCATATACACCAAATTATTGATACGCCAGAGCACCATATTAATGGCTTGAGCGATCCTTTATTGTTATCAGAGAGCGTCAGCCCTACATTGCAGCAAACTCTTTCTGGACTATCATGCAAAACCAATGCTCAAGCCCTGATAAGTTACCGAAAAGCGTTTGCCAGCCGAGATGACCACGCTTCCGCAGAATTGTATGGTATGGGGGGCTATCAAGGTGTCAGTATTCAGTTACTGGATGAAATACATGCCCTATCCGTTAATAATCGCGATTTACTCCCTACACTGATGATCCCCTTTACCATTAAGGCGTCTTTCCTCACAGAGGAAGCGGATCAATCACGGCTACTAGGCGCAATGCGCTACCGTGGTAATTTTATCCCTAGCCCCCAGTATTATAGGCAACAAATTATACAACTAGGTGACGATAATTCTACTTCAAAGGCGGCGGCACAGTTTTTATACAACAAAAACCGCCAGCTGACGACCTGGTACCGATACGATGGTATAAACCATCGGTTAATAAAAATAGCGGCCACTTTGGATAATCAGCATCAATACGAAACCCATATCACGCTGGTGGGTAATGGAACCCGACTAACGCTTAACCCTAATGAAATAGCTAGCCTACTGGCAGTAGATAATGGTCAGGTGATCCGAGAACAACTGACCTTTTTGGGGTGTAGATTGAGCAATAATAGGACTAATGATCCTGATGATAGCCAAGTATTGCTCCAGAATTTTATTAACGATCTCTACCCATCATTACATGAAAATCGTATCAAGATTAATCGTATTATCGTGCAAGAAAAACTCCTGACCGTCGATATGATGGGGCATCAATGGATCGGCAACTTCATTCCCCCCTCGAAAAATTCCGCATTAAAAATCGATTGGGCTCCTGTTACAAAAGAAGAGACTAAGATTGAATTTAGCCAAACGAGTCGCGGCATCAATAAGCAATACCAACCTATTGAACATAATATTGCTCTGGCTTTGCGCACAGTGACTAAATTTAACCGAGAGCATTTTAGCGTAGGGGATGTGATGCAAACGCCCCAGATTAATCCCGAAAAAAATATTTTCTTAGGGAGCAATAAACCTGAAAAATTCGATGAATGGATAGGTAATAGCAGTGCTCACGCGCTTCAGAGCGCAGTGGCGCACGCGCCGGTGTTGGTCAATGCGGACAGTATGGCATTGCTCGCGGCGATGGGGGAAGGTAACCATGAGATCGTTATCGTCGACAACCGCTATTTCAGGATGGCTGCTCTGATAAAAATATTGCAACACAGTTTGGAAAAGCAAACATACCAGGCGTGGTATGACGATATTGATTTTATTGGCGGAAAATTCGAATTTAACCTGCGGATCCAGCCACTGCTTAGCAATCCACAAGCCGCCTTTCAACGTTTGCAAAGACGTGTCATGCGGAATCAATTTACTTTTTATCAGTTTAATCTCAGTAAGCCCAATAAAGTTCGGCGTATTTTGGAAACCAAGCACAGTAAAGCGCCCTTTAATGCTATTTATTTAGGTAATATTCATCATTTTTTACTGGCAAATGTCACAGATTTAGATGATAACCAAAGTAAACTCAACAAGGTGAAAACTGCCATTGATCAGCTCAATACTGCCATGTACAGTTTACATCCGCAGTCTGCCATTCCGCTTTATTATTATGCTTTACACCCTCTCAAAGATAAATCAGCAGCTAGTGTAGAACGCTGTGACAATAAAAATACGCAATTAATAGAGCGATATTCTCATATCAACGCGATACATCGTGCTAACAGTTTAACCTTCACACAATTGCAGATTCATCTCAAATTTATTAGCGAGCAACAGTACAACACTAGCTTACCCATTGTGGTCACCCCAGAGCGGGATGATTTTTTGCAAGCTAACCCGGCACAACCAAGTACTCCGCTCAGCAGAGAACGTTTCAATATCTTGGGTATTATGTTAGGTATTTTCAGTGAGCCTGTTGCTTCTCCCTTTGCCAATGGAGGGCGCTTTACTGACGGTATTGCATTGGCAGTGATGCGTTATTTTTTGCCGAAAATGGGGGGATCGACACGAGACAGAACAGCCAATGCCAAAATCATTGACCTTTATTTTAATCAGATGAAAAAAGGTTGGGATCAGGGCGGCTTTTTGAGCGTTAAAAACGTGTTAATACCCTATCAGGGGGTAGTGATCAGACAAATAAATTTAGCTAATAAACAGTGGCAGGTCACTTTTGATAACGAGGGGCAACAAATAGGTAACCGGCCGGATAGCGGTACTGACATTAATCTTCGTGAACTCGCTAAGTGCCCCCTGACAAAAAACATCGCGGTTCAGCAAAAAAGACCGGGCGTGAAGACATTAATCCTACCTGGTACACCTAAGGCTAACATTGAAGCGGTATACGATCTATCCGCATTTACTCAGCGCAGAGAAGAGGTAGAACGGGATAGCCTAGGGTCAACAGTGACAGATTCGGGAAAAGGTAGAAAGTTTGCCGACGATACCTCATGGATCTGGAATAATGCTTACTACCACGCGCTGATTGGGCTTGATATTCACTACCAATACACTGAAGTAAAAATTTTCTTAGGGAATGATCACTATAAATTGATAGCGCCAGGGGTGGCAGAAAATCAGCCCGTCAGTCATCACATCTATCAAGAGCAGCTTTACTACGTCTTTTATGCCCCCCCAACCCAAGCAGCGACTGTGGTGTTAGTGCTCAATAACGCCCAAGCAAACATGAAAATTGAATGCGAAAATAAGGACACACAATGGATCATCGATGCTTACCACCTGAGTGGTATTCAGAGTCGTTTCGAAGTGAAACAGGAAGGCGAGGTTAAGATTTATTTCGAACGTGTAGTCAATATCGGTAATAATCAATCCCAACAACAGACCATCAGTATTTTGACAATTGCCCATCGGGCGACCACCAAGCTTATCGTTCAACTACCGGAAGGCGGATTTACTGTCGATTTGCAAGCATTTCGTCTTGTTCCTCTGGTTATCAGTATCACACCTATCCCCGGCAGCGATCAGCAAATACACAAAATCGGTGCGCTAAAACGCTATATCCAAAATCACACCGTCAACTTCAAAGAAACGGTTAAATATATCCGTATCGTTGGCTTTAACCCGAGTGATGAGCAACGCGATTTCAGTCTTTATGACTTACAGCGAGAATTGTTTCTCTATACTGCCAGTGATCCAGAAAGTGTTTTTTCAGGTACATTGCGTAAAAATTGCCAGTTGTTGTTTATTAACCAAGAATATGCGTGGTACCAGGGAGATTGGATAATCCCCATGGATGGTGTTTCTAATAGAGTACATATTTATGAAAATATCATTTGGGTCTCTGAGATCAAAAGCCATCGGTTGTTGCAGATTTACCTCCCTCTCGGCCATCTGCCAAATATTCAGGAAAGGGAGAAGCAGGTATTTACATCACCGTCAACAGTTACCGCTCCTCGTGTGATGTCACAAGCCATTATCTTTACACAACAATACACCTACGATAACCAGATAATTAAACTGAAATACTGTATTGATCTTTCAAGCCCAGAAAAAGGATTAGCCTTAACCGAGCTCACTGATTTACCCGGTGGTATCAGCGATCAATTAATTCAATCCGGGAATTTGGAAAATTTAGTGCTGTTTATGAAAAACCAAGTACAAAATAGACTGCTTTTCAGTCAACTCAATAATATTGATCCTTGGAAAAGATCAGGAAACAATATCAAGCCATTACGTAACGGCCAGACAGATACCACCCTCTCTATTCGTAACCGGCTACTATGGCCGCTTAAAAACAGCATGGCAGTGAAGGGAAAAATAGTGGCCAACATTAATAATCGCCATTTTTTTAGTCGGCAGTTGAAACCCGCTGGAATAGTTAAAGCCCGCCACCCGAATAAAAATCACTATTTTTTCTGGAGCCTGGTGACAACCCATAACAATCCATTTGATACCCTGTACGTGCAAAAAAGCAATAATGAAGCCAAGGTGATGGATTTGACCGAATTTGGACTGAATCAAGCGGATATCATTCATCTCAAGGATGCATTCATCACCACTAAACAAGGGCTTATTTACCGTTTGTCCGATGATAAAACCCTGACGTTAGCAGGGATAGATGAAGCCTTTTTCAGCAATTATTCCGACTGGTCATCCGCGTTAACCATCCAGATAATGCAGCTTCAGGCAAGGCTAGGCGATGCTACTTTACTCCCGGAGGGTCAAAAAAAAGCGATTAACATTGCCCCTCACTTAACTATTTTAGGTTTATTACAATGTGATGAGCAACGACTGCTACCCCTTCACGCCTGGTATGATAAAGACAGTCAGCAATTTATTTTTTGCAAATCTGATCCCGATCAAAATATGATTTTTCAGGGACTATCCGAAGATCGCAAAGGAGCCTGGCTCCTCAATGATAAAGGCGAGAACAACAAGGAAATCGGTTACCTGCCAGTGATAGATAAGGCTTTTATCTCCACGCTTTTTATTGGCTCTATTTTACAGCATGAAGATCAGCTCCCCACTATCAGTATGCTGAAATTAGACGCCGCATTCGGAGCCGGTTTTATCAACGCGAAAGTAATGAAACAAAGAAAAAAAATACAGGGCAATATACAGGGTCTGACAGCCAGAGGGATGGTAATTACCGTCGGCAAAACCGCCGATAATCAATTTAGCGTTACCTTAGGTAAAGTTACTCCTCTTTTTACTTATCAGTATGGTACTGACATGCCACGCTTAAAAATCGCATTAAAAAATCTGTGTGACAACCTTAGTCAAAATTATCGCTATGCTGAGATGATCGAGGTAGTGCTACAAAATAATCAGGTGGGCTGGTATTTTCCGAGCAAAAACATATTATTGACGGGCTTAATACAAGGAGACAATTGCCTTGGGTTTAATAGTGATCGGCGCCTGGCTTATTTTGTCAATAATCAGTCCGGCGTATTCAGTGTTAACCAGGGCGGTACTCGGCACTACATCGATAATTCAAGCTATCGTTATCGGCGTAGTAATAACATTTTGCTATTAAATAGCGGCTCGCTGGTCACACTAGATGTGGATGCACATATCAATATTGATGTCCCGGCTTTAGCCATAATGACATCGATTGATCAATCGATAATAGATACATTTCGTTTTGATCTTACCTTGTTTACTTATTCAATCATCTACCTTTTTCATTTGGGTAAAGGTTTATTGTACGCAACATTATCGCCTGAAATTGAGCCAGAAGACATGACTATCACCCGAAAATCGGGTTTCCTGGTGGTATTTATTAACAATAAATTACTGGTGATTAATGATGCTTTCAAGCCTGGGAAAACGACTCATCCGATATATCAACACCAGACTAATCACAATAAAATAAAGTTTGTATTTAGCCATCGGGGTACTATTTCGGTTAAGCAATTGGTTGACCACTATATTAAAACGATAGGCAATGAAATTAATGATGGATCTATTGTTATTCCGATACCCGATATAGATTTGTATTAA
- a CDS encoding inositol phosphate phosphatase SopB, whose protein sequence is MSNLRSFIISADNSVRKLANAVIGALKENEKTPQRGKTLYQLPALLLRLSYEIGLVPDINCKSGKDRTAIAIPLAIAGMIESFLAQEYGIELSDPERQKLFEQCLLHTGQGEVQRQNTGKRGNKTVLRSGLRELVMGITGLRGLINHPDVVEELKGGARFA, encoded by the coding sequence ATTAGCAATTTACGGTCTTTTATCATTAGCGCTGACAACAGTGTCAGAAAATTAGCTAATGCTGTTATAGGTGCATTAAAAGAGAATGAAAAAACCCCACAACGGGGTAAGACGCTTTATCAATTACCTGCTCTTCTTTTAAGATTATCTTATGAAATAGGATTGGTTCCGGATATTAATTGTAAAAGTGGTAAAGATCGAACAGCGATTGCTATTCCACTTGCGATAGCGGGGATGATCGAATCTTTTCTAGCACAAGAATACGGCATTGAATTATCTGACCCAGAGCGTCAAAAATTGTTCGAACAATGCTTATTGCATACAGGGCAAGGTGAAGTTCAACGACAAAACACCGGGAAGCGTGGTAATAAAACGGTACTGCGAAGTGGGCTAAGAGAATTGGTCATGGGTATAACAGGTCTACGTGGACTTATTAATCATCCTGATGTGGTGGAAGAACTGAAGGGAGGTGCAAGATTCGCGTAA